ACCACCCCGGGAAAGCCGGCTTTCACGGCAGCGCGGTGGGGCAGCGGGTTCGGGGCTGGCGTGGCTGTCGGAGGCGGACGTTATTGGGCGTCCGGGGAGGTGACCCCTTCCCCGGCGGGTGTTCGGCCCCGGGCCAAGGTTTGCGGACACGGCGGATGGTGCCCGTTCCGATAAAGGACGGCGTCCTCGCCATCCGCAACAATTGGCGGGCACACGCAGGTCTTTGGTTTCACCACGGAGACACGGAGGACACAGAGAGGTGTGCCGTGTTCCGCCAAAGGCACGGGAGGGACGGCGTCCTCGCCGTCCGCAAGAACACAGGCGCAGAGACTGCGCCCCTCCCGGGCGGCGTGCGCCCCCAAATAAACGGGCACGGAGGACCGTGCCCTTCCCGGCGGGCGTTGGCCCCTTCCACTGATTTCGGTCGCGCACATTTGAAGGCAAAGACAGAGGCATACACGGCGGGGGCAACTTTAGATGCCTTTTTGACAAAACATGCGTAGGCGGCCTGTCCGGGGGGATCGAGAATGCCGGCAGCTTGAAGGGTCGGTCGGTCAACCATCATCAACCGACAATGCGTATGAAAGCACGAAACGGCATTCGGCGCGGCGGTGTGGCGGGCGTGGTGGCAGGGTTGCTGGGGCTGTGGTCGGTATCCTCGCCGGCTCAATCACCCCTGTTGGTCCCCCGGCCTCTGACGCACCAGGACATTCACGATTACGGTCTGCCGACGAATTTGCAGGTGTCCGGCGGGTTGGACACGGTGGGCATCGGGCAACCGGTGTACCTGGAGCTGCTGCTGCCCAAGAGCATGACGAACGTGACCGGGGTGACCTGGGAATTGACGGTCAAGCCGGTGGGCAGTGCGGACATCCTGCTGGAGAGTCCGTTGGGGCCGAATGTGCCGGCGTTCGATCCCAGGGCACAGCTGGATTACAACGTTGTGGACCGGCGCTTGCTGAAGCCGAGCGCCGCCGGCCAATACAGTGTGCAGGTAACGGTCAACCTGGGCACCACGAACCTCGTGCTGCGACGAAACGTGTCCGCGGGGACGTACCTGGGGGCTTGGACCTGTGCGCTGTGCCACAGCGGCGGTGCGATTGCGGAGAACAAATATGCGCAGTGGCAGCAGACCGCCCACGCCACGTTCTTCCAACGCGCGATCAACGGGGAGGTGGCACCCTATTACCGGGCCTCCTGCATCCAATGCCACGTGGTGGGCTACGACACCGATCCCGCTGCGGTGAATGGTGGATTTGATGACGTGGCGGCGCAGTTGGGGTGGACGTTTCCGAGCCGGTTGAGTCCGACGAACTGGGCTGCCCTGCCGCAGGCCTTGAAAAATCTCGCCAACATCCAGTGCGAGAACTGTCACGGTGCCGGCAGCGAACATGCGCTGGCGCTGGGCCAGACCAACCTGTTCAACTGGCCGCGCATCACGGTGAGCTATAGTGCGGGCGACTGTGCCCAGTGCCACTCCGAGGAACCGTATCACGTCTACCCGCTGCAGTGGGCCAATTCGCGGCATGCGGTGGCGGTACGCCAGGAGCGTACGGACTGCGTGGGATGCCATCAGGGCATCGGGTTCATTGACCGCATGAAGGGCGTGCCGATGGCGCAACGGCGCACGCAGTACGAATCGATCAACTGCAGCGCCTGCCATGATCCGCACGACGCCACGAATCCCCATCAGTTGCGGGCCATGGGCCCGGTAACCCTGGCCGACGGGTTCACGGTGGTGGCCAAGGGTGGGAAGGGCCTGCTGTGCATGAACTGCCACATGTCGCGTCAGAACGCGACCAACTACGTGGAGGTGACGGCCGGCAGCAACAGGTTCGGTCCGCATTACGGTCCGCAGGCGGACATGTTGGTGGGTGCCAATGCGGTCACCTACGGCAAGGTGATCCCGAGCTCGGCGCATTACCAGGTGGTGGGCGACAGTTGCGTGGCCTGCCACATGCAGGACACCGACCGGGCGGATCCCGCGCACCTGCAGGTCGGCGGGCACACATGGAAGATGGCCTGGGACACCGGCTCGAATCGTGTGGAACTCGTCCGGGCCTGTGTGCAGTGCCATGGTGACATTGATACGTTCGACTTCAAACGACAGGACTACGACGGCGACGGCATCATCGAAGGGGTTCAGACCGAGGTGAAGGGTCTGCTGGAGAAGCTGGCCATGATGCTGCCGCCGGTGGGCCAGCCCGTGGTGGCCAGCGACACGGCAACCCGGAGCAAGTTCACGCGGGCCCAACTGCGGGCGCTGTACAACTACCTGTTCGTGCTGGAGGACGGCAGTTACGGCATCCACAACCTCAGCTATGCTGTCGGGTTGCTGAAGGCCTCGATTGCCGACCTGAGCGGCGACGCCAACAACGACGGTTTGCCCGACTGGTGGCAGCAGGCCTACTTTACCGGAATCAACGACCCGATGGCAGCGCCCAATGCCAGTCCCGCGGGCGATGGTGTGCCGAACTGGCTGAAGTTTGCGCTGGGGCTGGATCCGCGCGTGCCGGGGGTGGCGTTGCCGGACGGCGTGGTGTTTGTCCAGGGAAAGAACCTCGGCGGCGGGGATGAAAAAGTTCGCATCTACACGGCTGCCGAAATCACCTTCGACACCAAGCCCGACAAACGGTACCAGATTCAGGCCGTCTCCTCGCTGGGTGGCGGGTGGCAGAACATTGGCGCGCCCATCCAGGGCACCGGCCAGCCGGTCAGCTACCTGACGCCCACGCGGGCCAACGTCCAGCAATACTACCGGGTGATCGAGCTGGATTAACGATCTTCCACGCACCACACACCCGACCGCAACAGCACCCCTTCCTGGCCTCCGGGAAGGGGTGCTCATTTTTTGCGGGGCCCGCGTGCGCGGGGATGGGCGGCGACGGGGATCCAACCTGCCCCGGGGCGCATGGAAGAATCGGCTTGGGATCGCCGCACGGGGCGTGGACCGGCCCGGAGGAAAGTACGGGGGTCGAGGCACCCAAAGCGCGCCTCAACCTGCCCTGTCTTGTCCGGCCGGCGCCCGTTAACGCCCGCGCATAAGCGGCTGATGGTGCGGATCCAGGGAAGGCCCCGCGTCCCAGGACGCCGGGCCGGTGCACGGCAAAGGGGATGGGCCGGATGCACCCGGTCGCCGGGCGGGGGTATTGTGGGGGTATTGGGAGCGCACACGCCGTGCTGCGGCGGCGAAGTTGCCCCTGCAGAGTCACCACGTTGCCAGTGACCTTCAAACGGAACGCCGCGGGCAGGGATCTGATAAAGACTGGCGGCGGGTCGAAGGCCGGGAGCTGGTTTGGGGTGCCGGCCTTCTCGGACCGAGCCGGGTCGGCAGGTTTTGTCCGGTGAACGGAGGGTCAACAACCCCGGGCGGTTTCCGAAATACGGGAAAAGGCCCCGGAAAGAGCTGTAAGCCGAATTCTGTCTGCTCCGGGCTTGTGGCCCGGAGGAGAGTATCATTTATCTGCGCGGCCAGAACCCGGGACGCGTTCCGCGTGGGCGGAACTGAAGCGGGCCACTTCGAACGTCCCCTATTTGGCCTTGCACCCGATGGGGTTTGCCGTGCCTCGTCGCTTGCGCGAACGAGCGGTGGGCTCTTACCCCACCTTTTCACCCTTGCCGGTGCGCCGGCCCGACCGGGATCGGCCGGGATGCGCACAGGCGGTTTGTTTTCTGTGGCACTGTCCGTCGGGACGCCTCACGGCGTCGCCGCCCGCGTGTATCCCGCGCTGCACTCCTACCCGGGTGCAGGGGGTTACGCGGCATCGTGCCCTGCGGTGTTCGGACTTTCCTCCCCCGGGAAAACTCCCGGGAGCGATACTCCGCTCTTTCCGGAACCGCGGAAAATCTACGCCTCCCGGGGGCGCGGTGCAACCGGCCGGAGGCGTCGGAGGCCGCAGCGCGGCCGGGGGACCGGAGACAGCAACGCGCTCAGGAATCCACCACAGAGGCACGGTGGCACAGAGATGGCTCCCAGAGGGTTGCTGGCGAACTTTCTGACAAGCAACCTGCCTCCGCCCCAGCCCGCGAGGCGACTTCATCCACCCTGCCCCATCCTATGGAAAGCTCGCTGACGCTGTTGAACATTCCCCGTGCAGGCGTGGCATGACGAACAGACGCGGCATCTGCGCCGGGCCACCCTTGCCCTCCGGCAAAGCGGCGGCTGCTTTGTGTTCCCACCTTCCTTCTGCCCACGCCCGGATGTTCCCTTTTGTTCCTCTGTGCCCTCTGTGTCTCTGTGGTGGGTCAAGCGGGGACAGGGGTCTGGGCCCCTCCCGGCGGGCGGTTGGTCCGCCCTGTCATTACGGGTTCGCGGGGACGGTCTTCTCGCGGTCGGGCTGGATCCGGACCCGGTGTACCGGCCCGGGTCATTGCCGGGGCGGTGTCAAGGCAGAGGGGAATTCAAAACCGCCAGCTCAGGGTAAGGGCTCCGAACTCGCTCAGGTCCGGCTGTCCTTTGAACTCGCGGCCCCAGAACACGTAGGTGAAGGCGCACTGCCAGCGGCGGGTTTCCAAAACCCCGCCCACTTCGGCTGCGGGCACCCACCATTCCTTGTCCACCGAGGGGCTGTCTTTCCAAGTGTTTCCGTCCAGGGTGATGTTGCGGGCGACCAGGTTGCCATTGACGCCGCCGAAGAGGTAGACGCTCCAGCCGTGCTGCACGGCCCCGGGTTGCTGTCTGCGCGGTGCCGGCGGCAGATGGACCATGCCGCGCATGAGGGTGGTGCCGAAGTCGTCGGGGATCCGGTATCCCAACCGCACCTGACCGCCCAGCTGTCCCTGGGTGAGCACGTTACCGAGCATGACGTTGGCCAGGGGCAGAACTTCCACGGCCGGGCCGTCCGGGGCGCCCCACAGCCGGTATTTCCGTCGGTGCTCGTAGACCAGGTTGAGGATCGGTTCGTTGTGGAGCTGGCTACCCCAGCCCTGAGGCACCGCACTGCCGATGCGTTCGTGGACCCATTTCTGGGTGTCTTCGGCCAGGGACCATGGGCCCACGACGCCGGTGATGAATTTCAGGCCGTGATAGGTGTTGCGTTGTTGGAGGTGCAATGAGGCCGAGGCGTAAAGCAGGCCGGCGTAGGGGCGGTCCCGCGGATCCGGCACTACGCGGCGGGTGTCGGAGGGTGTGACCATGATTTGCCCGGCTTCGAAGCTTACGGCCACCTGGTCGGCGGGCCAGCCCTGACGATCCGTCCATGAACGTAGCCATCGGGGTTCCATCCGGAACAAAGCCAGGGAGATGCCGTCGGTGTAGAACCGGTCCGTCCCTCCGAAAGTGTCGTTTTCCCAACGGACGGAGAAGGACCAACCGGGTTCGGGCGTGGCACCGCAAACCGGGGTGAGGAATGCCGTTAGGCTGGTGACCAACGCCGCCCAGAATACGGGCAGCCTGTCGGGGTTGTTTTGCCACCGGGTGCGGTTCATGGGTCGGGGTTGGGGTAAGCCCGGCACGGCGCCCTCCCCTTGGCCCGGTCTGCGGACATTGTCTTGGCCGGGTGGTGAGGAGGCTGCTGGATCGTCGATCGGGTTTTGTGGATGGACCGGTTGCCTGGCTCAGGGCACCTTGACGACGCAGTTTTCCGTCCCAAACGGATTGGGGACGCGCAACGTGCATTCGGGATCGTCGCGCCATTCGCCGTCCACGATGAACCGGTAATGATAGGTTCCGGGCGGCAGGTTGACGGTCACGGTCCAGACGCCGTCGGGGCCTTTGTGCATGGGGATGGCCTGCTGCTGCCAGTGTGTGAAATCGCCGGCGAGCAACACGCTCATGGCCGTGGGTGCGTTGAACCGAAAGGTTTGACCGGCGGGCGAGGTGGCTGCCGATTCTTTGCGGGCCGTCTTGGCCGCGGTTTTGCGGGCTCGTTTCGTTGCCATAAGACCCTCCGTCGTTTTTTGAATGCTTGCTGCGCCCGGGCGTTCGGTCGGGGACGCACGGATATGCGTGCCCCGCCCGGCTTTGCCCTTCATCCACAGCATGATCCTGCAGCCCCGGAGCTGCAAGACCCAATGCGCGACAAACTTGTGACGGGTCGTGCACCAGGCGTGACGGCCGCCCGGAGGGATGGAAAGCCGCGACGGGTCGGGCTGTGGAGGGACGGGCACGATCTCGGGGACTGGTTCCGGCGTGGCGGATCGGCGGCTGTCGGGGGGCAGGTTTGCGGGCTTGGGGTGGTTCGGGGCCTTTTCAAGCGGGTCGTTCTGGCCTACGTTGGTGTCCGAGCAAGATCCGCAAACCATGCCGAGCGTTTACATCAAAACGTACGGGTGCCAGATGAACGTGCGGGACAGCGAGGCGGTGGCCGCGCAGCTGTTGGCGCGCGGTTACACCCTTGCGCCGTCGGAGGAGCAGGCGGACATCGTGTTGCTGAACACGTGCAGTGTGCGGGACCATGCCGAGCAGACGGCGCTGAACAAGATGAGGGCGCTGGCGGCCGATTTCCGTCGGAGCGGCCGGGAGGTGGTGCTGGGTTTTTTGGGCTGCATGGCGCAGAGCCGGGGAGCGGAGTTGCTCCGGCAGGTTCCCGGGGTGGACCTTGTGCTGGGGACGCAAAAGCTGCACCGGACGGCGGATTATTTGGATGAGTTGCTGCGGGGGCGCCGGACGGCGGTGGTGGACACGGCACCCGAAGCGGGCAGCGAATCCGCGATTCGGGAGCATTTGCCGGCCCTGAACGGTTCGACTCCGGTGACGGCCTATGTGAGCATCATGCAGGGCTGCAACCAGCACTGCACCTTTTGCATTGTGCCGCAGACGCGCGGTCCGGAACGGAGTCGGAGCATCCGGGACATTGTGGCCGAGTGTCGGGAGCTGGCCGCGCGCGGGGTTAAAGAGGTCATCTTGCTGGGGCAGATTGTGACCAGCTACGGGCGTCGTCCCGGCCCGGACGGTCGGCCGGGGTGGCTGGCGCCGGATGAACCCTGGCCGGTGGCGGACGGGGATGGCGGACGGCCCCGCTCGCCCTTTGTGCGGCTGCTGGAAGCCGTGCATGAGGTGGACGGGATCGAACGGATTCGGTTCACCGCGCCGCATCCCAAGGGGTATGGAGAGGATTTGATCGAGGCGTACGGTCGGTTGCCGAAGCTGGTGGAAAGCGCGCACCTGCCGGTCCAGAGCGGCAGCAACCGCATCCTGAAGCTCATGCGCCGCGGGTACACGCGGGAGCGGTTTCTGGAGATTGTCGCGCGGTTGCGGGCCGTCAAGCCCGGCATGGGGATCAGCACGGACATCATTGTGGGTTTCCCGGGCGAGACCGAGGAGGACTTTGAACAAACGCTGGAGCTTTGCCGGGAGGTGGAGTTTGACAACGTGTTTCTGTTCAAATACTCGCCGCGACGCAACACGCCTGCGGCGACGATGCCGGGGGCACTGCCGCAGGAGGTGATTGAGGAACGGCACGCGCGGGCGCTGGAGCTGATCAATCAGATCGCGCGGCGCCGGTACGCGGCGATGGTGGGTCGGACGGTGCAGATCCTGGTGGAAGGGCCCAGCAAGAAGAACCCGCAGCGCATGATGGGCCGGACACGTTGCAACAAGATCGTGGTGTTTGAAGGTTCGGAGCGGCACCGCGGTCAGTTGCTGGACGTACGGATCGTCCGGGCCGGTTCGTACACGTTGTACGGCGACCCGGCGATTGTGGGGATTGCGCCGGTCGAAAGGGGTGCGCCGGTGGACGAGGCGGAGGGATAACCCGCGCCGGTGACGGAGGAATGACGGGCGCAGGCTCCTCCCGGCCAGCAGTTCGGGGGTGCGATCGCCGGGGCTCTTGCCCGCCTGGCAACGTGTTGCCCGGCACCGGCATGGTTTTTGCCGGAGTTGGCATAAACCGCTTGAGCGCCGGGGTTTGGTCCGCACAATGGCGGGCATGCGGGCTGGGTACGGTGTGCGGACCGCGCTGTTGTTGGTGTGGGTGCTGGCCGGTTGTGCCGGCCCGCCGCGGCCCCGGTTTACCACCGTGTCCCCGCCGCCGCTGGACGTACCACCGCCGGGTTCGGAAGTTTCCGTGGTTCCACCGCCGTCGGTGCCCGGTTCGTGGATCTCCCTGCAGCGGTGGGCTGCCGGGCAGGGGCTGCCCCCGCCCCGGATCACGTCCACCAATCCGGTGACGTGCGACTTGCAGGTTGGGTCGGGCCTGTGGCGGTTTCGTGCAGGGACCACCGTGGCCCAGTGGGAGGGGCTGCAGATCCGACTGGGCCATGCGCCGCAATGGCAGGACCAGGAGCTGTGGCTGCACGAACTGGACATCGCCAAGCAGATCGAGCCCTTGCGAGGCCCGACGCTCATTCGACTGGGTCGCCCGCCCCGGGTGGTGCTGGACCCCGGACATGGAGGACAAAACACGGGCGCACGGAGCGTGGTGGACGGGCGCTGGGAAAAGGAATTCACGCTGGACTGGGCCCTGCGGGTGGCGGCCCTGTTGAGTGCGCAAGGTTGGGAGGTGATTCTGACCCGCAAGACCGACATGGACGTTTCCCTGACCGAGCGGGTGACCCTGGCGGAAAAGTCGGGGGCGGACCTGTTCCTGAGTTTGCATTTCAACTCGGTCAACGGCACCAACCACACGGGCGGCTTGGAGACGTATTGTCTGACCCCCACGGGCCTCCCGTCCACGCTGACGCGGGAGTTCGACGACCCGGTGATGATGGTGCATCCCAACAATGCCCATGATGCGGCGAACCTGCAGTTGGCGGTGCGGCTGCATCGGGCGTTGCTGGAGGAGACCGGGCTGGCCGACCGCGGGGTGCGCCGGGCGCGGTTCATGACGGTGCTGCAGGGGCAGAACCGGCCTGCGGTGCTGTTGGAGGGGGGTTATCTCAGTCATCCGGAGGAGGCCCGGCGGATTGCAGACCCGCAGTTTCGTCAGCGTCTGGCCGAGGGGGTTGCGCGGGCCCTGATGTCGCTGGCGGCCGAATCGCAGTTCTGAATTCCATGGGCACTTCCGGGTTGGTGATTGTGACGGGTGGGGCGGGCTTTATTGGCTCGCACCTGGTGGAGCGGCTGCTGGCCGAGGGCCATCGGGTGGCGGTGGTGGACGATCTTTCCACCGGCACGTTGGACAACCTGCGGTCGGTCCGGAACGATCCGCGGCTGACGGTGGAGACGGCGACGGTATCCGGCTCGCGGCGTCTGGCCGGTTGGATGCGTCATGCCAGGGGTGTGTTTCACCTTGCGGCGGCGGTGGGGGTGGAGCTGGTGGTGCGCTCGCCGATTCATGTGTGTCGGGCCAATCTGCGGGAGACGGAGGTGGTGTTGGAGCTGGCGTCGCGGCGGCGTGTGCCGGTGCTGCTCACCTCCACTTCGGAGGTTTACGGTCGGAGTGCCAGGCCGGAATTCGCCGAGGAGGACGATCTTCTGATCGGTCCCCCCACCCATCCGCGCTGGACCTATGCCTGTTCCAAGCTCATGGACGAGTTTCTGGCCATGGCATACGCGCAGGAGCGGGGTCTACCCGTGGTGGTTACGCGGGTTTTCAACACGGTGGGCCCGCGGCAGACGGGTCGGTACGGCATGGTATTGCCGCGGTTCATTGATGCAGCCAGGCGCGGGGTGCCGTTGCGTGTGTATGGGACGGGCCGGCAGCGGCGTTGTTTCTGCTGGGTGCTCGATACCGTGGAGGCGCTGGTGCGGCTCTTTCGCTGTCCGGAGGCGTATGGGCAGGTCTTCAACGTGGGCAGCACCGAGGAGACGACCATTCTCGGGCTGGCCCGTCTGGTGATTCGGTTGTTGGGTTCGTCTTCGAAGATTGAGCGGGTGCCCTATGCGGAGGCTTACGGGCCGGGATTCGAGGACATGCAGCGCCGTCGTCCGCGGGTCACGAAGCTGGCCCGCTACACCGGTTTTCGTCCGCGAACCCCGCTGAAGGAGATCATCCTGCGGACGGCCGGGGCGGTGCCGGACGCCGGCGCAGCGGAGCACGGCACCGGCCCACGCGGTCGTGCCCGGCCCAAAGACGAATAAACCCCGTACGGGGTGCCCGTACAGGGTTGGGTCAACGTGGTGACTAACCGGGGCTTGTCGCGGTCTTGCGGAGGGCTTAGTGGCAGCCGCAACCGGAACCGCAACCGCAACCGTCCATGTCTTCGCGGGTCGGCATCCGCCCCAGTTCCATGGTCAGGGCGACCTGTTGCTGGATGGCCTGGCGCATTTCCTCCAGCTCGGTTTGGGCATCGAGGAATCCGCGGGCCACCTCGTTGGCCAGCAATTCCTCGCGCGCCTTTTCGAATTGTTCGATTTCCTCCTCGCTCAGAGGCTCGCCGAATTGTTGTTTCCGGCGGAGGGACTGGCCCAATCGAACCACTTCCTCGTACTGGGTCCGTGCCTTCTCGTCCTCCAGGAACGCCTGGATGCGCTGCTGGGCGGATTTGAAGCCCGCGTCTTCCAGGATGGTTTCACACAGCTCGCGGGTTTTTTGCCCGATCGCGTCGCTCTGGCTCATGGTGTCGTCTCTGCTCAATGGATGGTTTCTGCTGATGCGGTTGCCGGACTTTCCGGCCCCCGCGGTGCAACAACAATAGAGCAGTTCGGGCGAAACGCAACGGCGCAATCGAAACGGGCCCTGCTTTTTTTCGGGGCCGCCGACCGGCCCCATTGGACCGGGCGGGATGAACCGGGGCGCCGGCCGGGACGCGATTTGTGAACAAGGGCCGCTTGCCCGGTTCCAGACGCTCCCGTTACCCTCCCCGCATGGAGCACGCGGATTTCGTCCATCTCCATGTTCACTCGGAGTATTCGCTGCTGGACGGGGCCTGCCGCCTGGACCGTCTGGTGGAGCGTGCTCATGCGCTGAAGTTTCCCGCCCTGGCCATCACTGATCACGGGGTGATGTACGGGATCATTGATTTCTACCAAAAGGCCCGGGCGCGGGGCATCAAACCGATCCTTGGTTGCGAAATGTACGTGGCGCCGGGGAGTCGCTTCGAGAAGAAGACCCAGGCCGGCGGCCGCGACGTGTACCATCACCTCACGGTGCTGGCCTGCGATGAGACCGGCTACCACAATTTGATCCGGCTGAGCACCGCCGCCCATCTGGAGGGCTACTACTACAAGCCGCGCATTGACAAGGAACTGCTGGAACAGCATCGGCAGGGGTTGATCGTGCTGTCCGGTTGCCTGGCGGCGGAGATCCCCGAGCTGATTGTGCGCGGCCAGCTCGACAGGGCCCGGGCCACGATTGACTGGTTCAAACAGGTTTTCGGGCCGGATCATTTTTACCTGGAGTTGCAGGATCACGGGTTGGAGGAGCAGGCGCGGGTCAACCGGCAGTTACTGGCCTGGGCACGCGAGTTCGGCCTGTCGGTGGTGGCCACCAACGACGTGCATTATTTGGAACGCCATCACTGGCGGGCGCACGACTGCCTGATCTGCATCGGCACGCAGACAACCCTCGACGATCCCAGGCGGCTGCGGTATGCGCCCGAGCAATTCCATTTGCGGTCGGCCGAGGAAATGAAGGCCCGGTTTGCCGAGGTGCCCGAGGCCATCCGCAACACGCTGGAGGTGGCCGAAAAATGCAACGTGGAGATCGAGTTCGGCCGGCTGCATTATCCGGTGTTTCGTCCGCCGCCCCCGTACACGCAGGAACAGTACCTGCGCGTGTGGATCGCGGAAGGGTTGCGTCGCCGGTACACGCTGGCCGTGCGGGTGGAGGGCGAAAGCTTCGTGGTCGAGGGGATTGAACGGCCCGAATTGCTACCGGGCCTGCCGCCCGCGCCGCCGGACCGGCCGTGGTCGCCGGACGCGCCCGAGGTGCGTCGCGCCGTGGAACAGGTGCTGGCGCGGTTGGAAAGCGAACTGCAGGTCATCCAGCGGACCGGGTTCGTGAGCTACTTCCTGATCGTGGGCGATTTCGTCAAACACAGCCGGGAACGGGGCATTGCGTGTGCCGCCCGGGGTTCGGCCGCCGGCTCGCTGGTGACCTATTTGCTGGGGATCTCCAACGTGGACCCGCTGCGGTACGGGCTGTTGTTCGAGCGGTTCTTGAATCCCGAACGGGTCAACCCGCCCGACATTGACATTGACTTTGCGGACGATCGCCGCGCCGAGGTGATCGAGTACGTCCGCCAAAAGTACGGCCGGGACTGCGTGGCGCAAATCATCACCTTTGGCACGCTGGGCGCCAAAAGCGTGGTCCGCGACGTGGGACGCGCGATGGGATTGTCCTATGGCGAATGCGATCGGCTGGCGCGGATGATCCCGAATGATCCCAAGATCACCCTGGCCCGGGCGCTGGAGGTTTCCCCGGAGCTGCGGCAGGCCTATGAGACCGAGGAGGTCACGCGCGAGCTGATTGACACGGCCCAAATCCTGGAAGACCTGGCGCGCAACGCCTCCGTACATGCGGCCGGGGTGGTGATCGGGCCGGAACCCCTGGTCAACCTGCTTCCCCTCAAGGCGGACGAAAACGGCTCGCTGGTCACCCAGTACGCCATGGGCCCCGTGGGCGACCTGGGGTTGCTGAAGATGGATTTTCTGGGGCTCAAAACCCTGACGGTGATCCGGAACACCTGCGACCTGGTCCGGCAGACACGGGGGATCGAGATCAACATTGACCAGCTGCCGTTGGACGATCCGAAGACCTACGAGCTGCTCAACAAGGCGCAGACCCTGGGGGTGTTCCAACTGGAATCGGCCGGCATGCGCGAGTTGTGTCGGAAGTTCCAGCTCAGTTCCATCGAGCACATCACCGCGCTGATCGCGCTGTACCGGCCCGGACCCATGGATTTGATCCCCGAATTCCTCCGGCGCCGGCACGGCGAGGTGCAGATCGAGTATGAACATCCCCTGCTCGAGCCGATCGCCCGCGAGACCTACGGCATTCTGATTTACCAGGAGCAGGTGATGCAGGCCGCCCAGGTGTTGGCGGGATACTCGCTGGGCGGCGCCGATCTGTTGCGCCGGGCCATGGGCAAGAAAAAGCCCGAGGAAATGGCGAAGCAACGGGACATTTTCGTGCGCGGGTGCATGGAGAAAAACAACATCCCGCCCGCCAAGGCCCATCAAATCTTCGACCTCCTGGAAAAGTTCGCCGGCTACGGCTTCAACAAATCCCACGCCGCCGCGTACGCCATCACCGCCTATCAGACCGCCTGGCTCAAGGCCAATTACACGGTGGAGTTTCTCTGCGCCATGATGACCAACGACATGGCCGACACGGAGAAACTGGCCCAATACATCGCCGAGGCCCGGTCATTTGGCATCTCGGTGCTGCCGCCCCATGTCAACGAAA
This DNA window, taken from Limisphaera ngatamarikiensis, encodes the following:
- a CDS encoding lipid A deacylase LpxR family protein, translated to MNRTRWQNNPDRLPVFWAALVTSLTAFLTPVCGATPEPGWSFSVRWENDTFGGTDRFYTDGISLALFRMEPRWLRSWTDRQGWPADQVAVSFEAGQIMVTPSDTRRVVPDPRDRPYAGLLYASASLHLQQRNTYHGLKFITGVVGPWSLAEDTQKWVHERIGSAVPQGWGSQLHNEPILNLVYEHRRKYRLWGAPDGPAVEVLPLANVMLGNVLTQGQLGGQVRLGYRIPDDFGTTLMRGMVHLPPAPRRQQPGAVQHGWSVYLFGGVNGNLVARNITLDGNTWKDSPSVDKEWWVPAAEVGGVLETRRWQCAFTYVFWGREFKGQPDLSEFGALTLSWRF
- a CDS encoding NAD-dependent epimerase/dehydratase family protein, whose protein sequence is MGTSGLVIVTGGAGFIGSHLVERLLAEGHRVAVVDDLSTGTLDNLRSVRNDPRLTVETATVSGSRRLAGWMRHARGVFHLAAAVGVELVVRSPIHVCRANLRETEVVLELASRRRVPVLLTSTSEVYGRSARPEFAEEDDLLIGPPTHPRWTYACSKLMDEFLAMAYAQERGLPVVVTRVFNTVGPRQTGRYGMVLPRFIDAARRGVPLRVYGTGRQRRCFCWVLDTVEALVRLFRCPEAYGQVFNVGSTEETTILGLARLVIRLLGSSSKIERVPYAEAYGPGFEDMQRRRPRVTKLARYTGFRPRTPLKEIILRTAGAVPDAGAAEHGTGPRGRARPKDE
- a CDS encoding MiaB/RimO family radical SAM methylthiotransferase, which codes for MPSVYIKTYGCQMNVRDSEAVAAQLLARGYTLAPSEEQADIVLLNTCSVRDHAEQTALNKMRALAADFRRSGREVVLGFLGCMAQSRGAELLRQVPGVDLVLGTQKLHRTADYLDELLRGRRTAVVDTAPEAGSESAIREHLPALNGSTPVTAYVSIMQGCNQHCTFCIVPQTRGPERSRSIRDIVAECRELAARGVKEVILLGQIVTSYGRRPGPDGRPGWLAPDEPWPVADGDGGRPRSPFVRLLEAVHEVDGIERIRFTAPHPKGYGEDLIEAYGRLPKLVESAHLPVQSGSNRILKLMRRGYTRERFLEIVARLRAVKPGMGISTDIIVGFPGETEEDFEQTLELCREVEFDNVFLFKYSPRRNTPAATMPGALPQEVIEERHARALELINQIARRRYAAMVGRTVQILVEGPSKKNPQRMMGRTRCNKIVVFEGSERHRGQLLDVRIVRAGSYTLYGDPAIVGIAPVERGAPVDEAEG
- a CDS encoding N-acetylmuramoyl-L-alanine amidase family protein; translation: MRAGYGVRTALLLVWVLAGCAGPPRPRFTTVSPPPLDVPPPGSEVSVVPPPSVPGSWISLQRWAAGQGLPPPRITSTNPVTCDLQVGSGLWRFRAGTTVAQWEGLQIRLGHAPQWQDQELWLHELDIAKQIEPLRGPTLIRLGRPPRVVLDPGHGGQNTGARSVVDGRWEKEFTLDWALRVAALLSAQGWEVILTRKTDMDVSLTERVTLAEKSGADLFLSLHFNSVNGTNHTGGLETYCLTPTGLPSTLTREFDDPVMMVHPNNAHDAANLQLAVRLHRALLEETGLADRGVRRARFMTVLQGQNRPAVLLEGGYLSHPEEARRIADPQFRQRLAEGVARALMSLAAESQF
- a CDS encoding multiheme c-type cytochrome; the encoded protein is MKARNGIRRGGVAGVVAGLLGLWSVSSPAQSPLLVPRPLTHQDIHDYGLPTNLQVSGGLDTVGIGQPVYLELLLPKSMTNVTGVTWELTVKPVGSADILLESPLGPNVPAFDPRAQLDYNVVDRRLLKPSAAGQYSVQVTVNLGTTNLVLRRNVSAGTYLGAWTCALCHSGGAIAENKYAQWQQTAHATFFQRAINGEVAPYYRASCIQCHVVGYDTDPAAVNGGFDDVAAQLGWTFPSRLSPTNWAALPQALKNLANIQCENCHGAGSEHALALGQTNLFNWPRITVSYSAGDCAQCHSEEPYHVYPLQWANSRHAVAVRQERTDCVGCHQGIGFIDRMKGVPMAQRRTQYESINCSACHDPHDATNPHQLRAMGPVTLADGFTVVAKGGKGLLCMNCHMSRQNATNYVEVTAGSNRFGPHYGPQADMLVGANAVTYGKVIPSSAHYQVVGDSCVACHMQDTDRADPAHLQVGGHTWKMAWDTGSNRVELVRACVQCHGDIDTFDFKRQDYDGDGIIEGVQTEVKGLLEKLAMMLPPVGQPVVASDTATRSKFTRAQLRALYNYLFVLEDGSYGIHNLSYAVGLLKASIADLSGDANNDGLPDWWQQAYFTGINDPMAAPNASPAGDGVPNWLKFALGLDPRVPGVALPDGVVFVQGKNLGGGDEKVRIYTAAEITFDTKPDKRYQIQAVSSLGGGWQNIGAPIQGTGQPVSYLTPTRANVQQYYRVIELD
- a CDS encoding isoamylase early set domain-containing protein, with amino-acid sequence MATKRARKTAAKTARKESAATSPAGQTFRFNAPTAMSVLLAGDFTHWQQQAIPMHKGPDGVWTVTVNLPPGTYHYRFIVDGEWRDDPECTLRVPNPFGTENCVVKVP